In Micromonospora sp. NBC_01813, the following are encoded in one genomic region:
- a CDS encoding response regulator transcription factor produces the protein MSIPTAAGPPARVLVVDDDPTVSDVVLRYLERAGYQVDRAADGLAALAAVDRAAPDLVVLDLMLPGIDGLEVCRRLRQRAVTVPVIMLTALGEESDRILGLRLGADDYVTKPFSPRELVLRVGSVLRRSGVGAAAGPPGADPVVAAAPGAGSRIVDGDLTLDTGRRLASRRGTDLTLTVREFDLLLHFIRHPARVFRRDELLAQVWGWNFGDQSTVTVHVRRLREKVEDEPAQPRRIVTVWGVGYRYEPAAGHA, from the coding sequence ATGAGCATCCCGACCGCCGCCGGCCCACCCGCCCGGGTGCTCGTCGTCGACGACGATCCGACAGTGTCCGATGTGGTGCTGCGCTACCTGGAGCGGGCCGGCTACCAGGTCGACCGGGCCGCAGACGGGCTCGCGGCGCTGGCGGCGGTCGACCGGGCGGCACCCGATCTGGTGGTGCTCGATCTGATGCTGCCCGGGATCGACGGACTGGAGGTGTGTCGGCGGCTCCGGCAGCGGGCGGTCACCGTACCGGTGATCATGCTGACCGCCCTCGGCGAGGAGTCCGACCGCATTCTCGGCCTGCGGCTCGGGGCCGACGACTATGTCACCAAGCCCTTCTCCCCCCGGGAGTTGGTGCTGCGGGTCGGCTCGGTGCTGCGCCGCTCCGGCGTCGGCGCAGCCGCCGGGCCGCCCGGTGCCGACCCGGTGGTCGCCGCGGCGCCGGGCGCCGGGTCGAGGATCGTCGACGGGGATCTGACCCTGGACACCGGACGGCGGCTGGCCAGCCGCCGGGGGACCGACCTGACCCTGACGGTCCGCGAGTTCGACCTGCTGCTGCACTTCATCCGGCACCCGGCGCGGGTGTTCCGCCGCGACGAACTGCTCGCCCAGGTGTGGGGGTGGAACTTCGGTGACCAGTCCACCGTGACCGTCCACGTGCGACGGCTGCGGGAGAAGGTCGAGGACGAACCGGCGCAGCCCCGCCGGATCGTCACCGTCTGGGGCGTCGGCTACCGCTACGAACCGGCGGCCGGCCATGCTTGA
- a CDS encoding sensor histidine kinase yields the protein MLDLPAGDVAVILAVGLGASLLVGLPGAAALRMARRRTITLHVTLLLTTTVLAVLAGVVGAAQAMFLSAHDRDVVVLVLAGSGAVSLGIGWWLGGRLARDAVWADQLRQRERQAEANRRELVAWVSHDLRTPLAGLRAMAEALEDGVVADRATTAEYHRRIRVETDRMTQLVDDLFELSRINAGALRLSLRPVQLAEVVSDALASAAPLARARGIRLAAAEFGWPAVVASEPELARIVGNLLRNAVRFTPYDGVVQVSAGRDGDRAWLAVADTCGGIPEADLPRVFDVAFRGEPARSPTGTGATARSAAGSTGGGLGLAIVRGLVEAHGGRVEVANAGAGCRFLVHLPAAAAY from the coding sequence ATGCTTGACCTGCCCGCGGGCGACGTCGCCGTGATCCTCGCGGTCGGCCTCGGCGCGTCGCTGCTGGTCGGGCTGCCCGGCGCGGCGGCGCTGCGGATGGCCCGCCGACGCACCATCACCCTGCACGTCACCCTGCTGCTCACCACCACCGTGCTGGCGGTGCTCGCCGGGGTGGTCGGCGCCGCCCAGGCGATGTTCCTGTCCGCCCACGACCGCGACGTCGTGGTCCTGGTCCTCGCCGGATCCGGGGCGGTCAGCCTCGGCATCGGCTGGTGGCTCGGCGGCCGGTTGGCCCGTGACGCGGTCTGGGCCGACCAGCTGCGCCAGCGGGAACGCCAGGCCGAGGCCAACCGGCGGGAACTCGTCGCCTGGGTGTCGCACGACCTGCGTACCCCGCTGGCCGGGCTACGGGCGATGGCCGAGGCGCTGGAGGACGGTGTCGTCGCCGACCGGGCCACCACCGCCGAGTACCACCGGCGGATCCGGGTGGAGACCGACCGGATGACGCAGCTCGTCGACGACCTGTTCGAGCTGTCCCGGATCAACGCCGGCGCACTGCGACTGTCGCTGCGCCCGGTGCAACTGGCCGAGGTGGTCTCCGACGCGCTCGCCTCCGCCGCGCCGCTGGCCCGGGCCCGCGGCATCCGGCTGGCCGCCGCCGAGTTCGGCTGGCCGGCGGTCGTCGCCAGCGAGCCGGAGTTGGCGCGGATCGTCGGCAACCTGCTGCGCAACGCGGTCCGGTTCACCCCGTACGACGGGGTGGTGCAGGTCAGCGCGGGCCGCGACGGGGACCGCGCCTGGCTGGCGGTGGCCGACACCTGCGGTGGCATCCCCGAAGCCGATCTGCCCCGGGTGTTCGACGTGGCGTTCCGTGGTGAGCCGGCGCGCAGCCCGACCGGCACCGGCGCGACGGCCCGATCCGCTGCCGGGTCGACCGGTGGCGGGCTCGGTCTGGCGATCGTCCGGGGCCTGGTCGAGGCGCACGGCGGCCGGGTCGAGGTGGCGAACGCCGGCGCCGGCTGCCGGTTCCTGGTCCACCTGCCGGCCGCCGCCGCCTACTGA
- a CDS encoding ABC transporter permease, with protein sequence MSPLAGTGHLVRLILRRDRLIMPLWIIWLAAMPANFAAAFPGLYPSAADRDTFAQTSNANAALVALYGPVHSADVGGLVAWRISIATVIVALISLLTVIRHTRVEEEAGRRELLGAAPIGRYAGLAAALTVTCAANLLLAGGVAAGLSAQGLPLAGSVALGVQFAAAGWVFAGVGAVAAQLTTGAGAARGIAAATLGGAVLARIAGDLSSHTGGPLGWLSWVTPLGWLSRLRPYADDSWWILGPVVAASAALVGVAVVLTARRDLGAGLLATGTGPAVGGPRLGGPLALAWRLHRGQLAGWTAGLAGTGLVLGGVAGGVGDMFTDNPTLRDLFARLGGDAGLVDLYLAAMLGLLGMGTAGYAISAVLRLRAEETSQRAEPVLATAVSRLRWAASHLAFVGLGPAVVLAGAGLAMGATHAVGGGQGRDVWRVLAGALVQLPAVWLLAAVAFALVGLAPRLTGLAWAVLAVAVSASLFGAILRLPQPLRDLSPFSHLPSVPGGAVSAWPLIWLSLLTAGFAVAGLVGLRRRDLPAG encoded by the coding sequence GTGAGCCCGCTCGCCGGCACCGGTCACCTCGTCCGGCTGATCCTGCGCCGGGATCGACTGATCATGCCACTGTGGATTATCTGGCTGGCGGCGATGCCGGCCAACTTCGCCGCCGCCTTCCCCGGCCTCTACCCGAGCGCGGCCGACCGGGACACCTTCGCGCAGACCAGCAACGCCAACGCCGCCCTGGTCGCGCTCTACGGCCCGGTGCACAGCGCCGACGTCGGCGGGCTGGTCGCCTGGCGGATCAGCATCGCCACGGTGATCGTCGCGCTGATCAGCCTGCTCACCGTCATCCGGCACACCCGCGTCGAGGAGGAAGCCGGCCGGCGGGAGCTGCTCGGTGCCGCCCCGATCGGCCGGTACGCCGGACTCGCCGCCGCGCTCACCGTCACCTGCGCCGCGAACCTGCTGCTCGCCGGCGGCGTCGCCGCCGGGCTGAGCGCCCAGGGCCTGCCGCTGGCCGGGTCGGTCGCCCTCGGCGTCCAGTTCGCCGCCGCCGGCTGGGTCTTCGCCGGAGTCGGGGCGGTCGCCGCGCAGCTCACCACCGGTGCCGGCGCGGCCCGCGGGATCGCCGCCGCGACCCTCGGCGGCGCCGTACTGGCCCGGATCGCCGGCGACCTGAGCAGCCACACCGGCGGCCCGTTGGGCTGGCTGAGCTGGGTGACACCGCTCGGCTGGCTGTCGCGGCTGCGCCCGTACGCCGATGACAGCTGGTGGATCCTCGGCCCGGTCGTCGCCGCGAGCGCCGCGCTGGTCGGCGTCGCGGTCGTGCTGACCGCCCGCCGGGACCTCGGTGCCGGGCTGCTGGCCACCGGGACCGGCCCGGCGGTCGGCGGCCCGCGCCTGGGCGGTCCACTCGCGCTCGCCTGGCGGCTGCACCGGGGACAGTTGGCCGGCTGGACCGCCGGGCTGGCCGGCACCGGGCTGGTGCTCGGTGGGGTGGCCGGCGGGGTCGGCGACATGTTCACCGACAACCCGACGCTGCGCGATCTGTTCGCCCGGCTCGGCGGGGATGCCGGCCTGGTCGACCTGTACCTGGCCGCGATGCTCGGGCTGCTCGGGATGGGCACCGCCGGATACGCGATCTCGGCCGTGCTGCGGCTGCGCGCCGAGGAGACCAGCCAGCGGGCCGAGCCGGTGCTGGCCACGGCGGTGTCCCGGCTGCGCTGGGCGGCCAGCCACCTGGCGTTCGTCGGGCTCGGGCCGGCAGTGGTGCTGGCCGGTGCCGGGCTGGCGATGGGGGCGACGCACGCGGTGGGCGGCGGCCAGGGTCGCGACGTGTGGCGGGTGCTGGCCGGTGCGCTGGTGCAACTGCCGGCGGTGTGGCTGCTGGCGGCGGTCGCGTTCGCGCTGGTCGGGTTGGCACCCCGGCTGACTGGCCTCGCGTGGGCGGTGCTGGCGGTGGCCGTGTCGGCGAGCCTGTTCGGCGCGATCCTGCGGCTGCCGCAGCCACTGCGGGACCTGTCCCCGTTCAGCCATCTGCCGAGTGTGCCCGGCGGGGCGGTGTCGGCCTGGCCGCTGATCTGGCTGTCGCTGCTGACCGCCGGGTTCGCCGTCGCCGGCCTGGTCGGGCTGCGCCGCCGCGACCTGCCCGCCGGGTGA
- a CDS encoding ABC transporter ATP-binding protein, whose amino-acid sequence MEMAIRTRGLTKRYGRSTALDGLDLDVTTGEVHGFLGPNGAGKTSTIRVLLGLLRADGGEAQLLGGDPWHDAVTLHRRLAYVPGDVSLWPNLTGGEVIDLLGRLRGGLDRQRRAELLDRFALDPTRRCRTYSKGNRQKVALVAALAADVELLLLDEPTSGLDPLMEAVFRDCVADASRQGRTVLLSSHILAEVEALCHRVTIVRDGRTVRSGTLTDLRQLTRTTIVADLPATATTGIGPTDEPTSTVADPAGLAGLAGLAGLAGVHALTVDGHRVRCEVEPAALAPVLRRLADHGVRALVSQPPTLEELFLRHYRGSGAQR is encoded by the coding sequence ATGGAAATGGCTATCCGGACCCGCGGGCTGACCAAGCGGTACGGCCGCTCGACCGCGCTCGACGGACTCGATCTGGACGTGACCACCGGAGAGGTGCACGGCTTCCTCGGCCCCAACGGCGCTGGCAAGACCAGCACCATCCGGGTGCTGCTCGGCCTGCTGCGGGCCGACGGCGGCGAGGCGCAACTGCTGGGCGGTGACCCGTGGCACGACGCGGTGACGCTGCACCGCCGACTCGCGTACGTGCCCGGCGACGTGAGCCTGTGGCCGAACCTGACCGGCGGCGAGGTGATCGACCTGCTCGGCCGGCTCCGGGGCGGGCTCGACCGGCAACGCCGGGCCGAGCTGCTGGACCGGTTCGCCCTGGACCCGACCCGCAGGTGCCGCACCTACTCCAAAGGCAACCGGCAGAAGGTGGCGCTGGTCGCCGCGCTCGCCGCCGACGTCGAACTGCTACTGCTCGACGAGCCGACCTCCGGCCTGGACCCGCTGATGGAGGCGGTGTTCCGCGACTGCGTCGCCGACGCCAGCCGGCAGGGTCGCACCGTGCTGCTGTCCAGCCACATCCTCGCCGAGGTCGAAGCGCTGTGCCACCGGGTGACCATCGTCCGCGATGGACGCACCGTGCGCAGCGGCACCCTCACCGACCTGCGCCAGCTGACCCGGACCACGATCGTCGCCGACCTGCCGGCGACGGCGACGACCGGCATCGGACCGACCGACGAGCCGACCAGCACCGTCGCGGACCCGGCCGGACTCGCCGGGCTGGCCGGGCTGGCCGGGCTGGCCGGCGTGCACGCGCTCACCGTCGACGGCCACCGGGTGCGTTGCGAGGTCGAGCCGGCCGCGCTGGCGCCGGTGCTGCGTCGGCTCGCCGACCACGGCGTACGGGCACTCGTCAGTCAGCCGCCCACGCTGGAGGAGTTGTTCCTGCGGCACTACCGCGGCAGCGGAGCGCAGCGGTGA
- a CDS encoding helix-turn-helix domain-containing protein: MPGGRLTYQDRQRIEQALAAGTGYAEIARELGRPTSTISREVGRNGGPGGYRATAAHRATVHRARRTGPIARPPVEESIGYGRDPAAVRDFEQQFVAMMVQSGFPRMTARVLVSLFVSDSGSLTAADLVARLRVSPASVSKSIVFLERIGFVTRQRPPGQRRDRYAVDEGLWYRAWSLRVRVFQTWADAAAQGAAVLGVDTPAGDRLQLMGEFFGLVVSDVERITADWQAFLSARAANANATANAAGQL; this comes from the coding sequence ATGCCCGGCGGACGGCTGACCTATCAGGACCGGCAGCGGATCGAGCAGGCGCTCGCCGCCGGCACCGGATACGCGGAGATAGCCCGTGAACTGGGGCGGCCGACCTCGACGATCAGCCGCGAGGTCGGCCGCAACGGCGGGCCGGGTGGCTACCGCGCCACCGCCGCGCATCGGGCCACCGTGCACCGGGCCCGTCGCACCGGCCCGATCGCCCGCCCGCCGGTCGAAGAATCCATCGGGTACGGGCGGGACCCGGCCGCCGTCCGGGACTTCGAGCAGCAGTTCGTCGCGATGATGGTGCAGTCGGGATTTCCCCGGATGACCGCCCGGGTGCTGGTCAGCCTCTTCGTCAGCGACAGCGGCTCGCTCACCGCCGCCGACCTGGTCGCCCGGCTGCGGGTGAGCCCGGCATCGGTCTCGAAGTCGATCGTCTTCCTGGAACGGATCGGCTTCGTCACCCGGCAGCGGCCGCCCGGTCAGCGCCGCGACCGGTACGCCGTTGACGAGGGCCTGTGGTACCGCGCCTGGTCGTTGCGGGTCCGCGTCTTCCAGACCTGGGCGGACGCCGCGGCCCAGGGCGCGGCGGTGCTCGGCGTCGACACCCCGGCCGGCGACCGGCTGCAGTTGATGGGCGAGTTCTTCGGTCTGGTCGTCAGCGACGTCGAGCGGATCACCGCCGACTGGCAGGCGTTCCTGTCCGCCCGTGCCGCCAACGCCAACGCCACTGCCAACGCCGCCGGGCAGCTATGA